Below is a window of Candidatus Poribacteria bacterium DNA.
ACGATCCTCGCAGCGCAAAAGGCACTGGTGCAAGGAGTCAAGCCGCTGTGTGCGTTGTCAGTTTCATGCGCGATGTCGTAGCGTGGAACGCCGTGGGTTCGGGCGCGGATGACATCGACAGCGCGAAAAGTGCAGGCGACGATCTCGTTGCCGATTGACGACGCGCCGAGTAACATGCCGCCGCGCGTATGCCTGTCGCTGTTTGAGGGCGCATGTCCGGTTGGCGCATGAACGAGTCGGAGAGATTCGTCGTTCCAGAGGCAGCGATGCCAATCACGGGTCACACCAATATCGTCGGCGTCATCGGCGATCCGATCTCGCACTCTCGCTCGCCTGCCATGCACAACGCAGCCTTCGAGCGGTTGGGCATGGACTGGGTCTATGTGCCGTTTCGTGTGAAGCCTCCTGACCTGGACGAAGCGATCCGAGGGCTGAAGGCTGCCGGCGTTCGGGGCATCAACGCGACGATTCCGCACAAAGAGCGCCTGGTCGGACACGTCGACACGCTGAGCCCGGAGGCGGAGCTGATCGGCGCGGTGAACACGCTCGTCTTCGACGAGGACGGGATCCACGGCGAGAACACGGATGCGCGAGGGTTCCTGGCGGCGATGACCGAGGCGGGTTTTGATATGCCCGTGGGACGCCGCGTCGTGATCCTGGGAGCCGGGGGCGCGGCGCGAGCCGTTGCCGCGGCTTTCGTCGGTATCGGCGTGTCGGAGATCGTGATCGCGAATCGCACCCCGGAGAAGGCGCAGCGGCTCGCCGAAGACCTGACGCGGCGCACGAGCATCGATGCGCTCGGCGTCGCACTGATGAGCGACGCGTTGGCGCCGTTGATGCGAGAGGCGCACCTGCTGGTCAACACGACCTCCGGCGGGATGGCAGGCAACTCGCCTCTGGCGTTCGATCCGGGGCTGTTGCGTGCGCCCCTGTCGGTCTATGATATTATCTACACGCCGCCGGAAACCCCGCTGCTTCGGAGCGCCGCCGAGAACGGGTGTCGTGTCCTGAACGGAATCGGGATGCTGGTGCACCAGGGCGCGATCGCGTTCGAGCTCTGGACGGGCACGGCTCCTCCGGTCGATGTGATGCGAAAGGCATTGCTCGCATCGCTCTAACGGCTGTCGAGCGCTGAATCGACGAGGTGGTCTGCCGATGGATTCGCAGGACGATTTCGAGTCCCTATCGCTTCATATCTTCGGTCCCCCAGTACGCGTGCGCGTGCCCGCCTCGGAGGCGAAGGACATCGAGCGCGCTGCCGAGATGCTGAGGAACCGCTTCGAGGAAGCCCGGGACCCGCGTGAGCCTCCGGATCGGACCCTCCTCCGAGTCGCTCTGGAGGTCGCCTATGAGTCCTACTGCAGCCAGCGCAACGCGGGGCAGATGCTGCGGCGACTGCTCAAGATGCTCGACCACGAGATGGACGCCTGACCGACGACTCTGAACCGTCTGCCCTCCCGTTTCGGACGATATCTCATGGCGCATGTGAACCGGCGGCTGACAGAGATGGAAGCTCTGTTCGGCTCGCCCGCCGTGCACCGACAGCAGTGGCTCGCCTCGGATCACGAGATGGCGTTACTGTACACGGCTTCCAGTCGGGGCAGGCTTCACGACGTCACCCTCCTCATCGCGCGCGGCGAGCAGTTTGCGGTCATCCGCAAGCCCAGCTATCCCGCCCATGTATACCGCCCTCCCAGCGGCGGCGTTGAGATTGGGGAGACGTTGAGCCAGGGCGCCGCCCGGGAAGCCTACGAAGAGACCGGCACGCGCATCTCGCTTCGACGGTACCTCGTCCGCGCCGAGATGACGTTCGTTCGCGATGGGCATCCCAGTGAAACGCTCGACTGGATGACGCACGTTTTCCTTGCAGACTGGCTGGAGGGCTCCCCCGCGCCCGTGGACACGCAAGAGATCGCGGACGCGCGTTGGGCGACCCGCGACGAGCTGTCGGCGGGCTTGTTGGAGGAGCTCGAAGCGGCTGAGACGCACGGGCTTCGATATCGCGGATGGCTCCAGCGCATCGCGCTCGACGCGCTGAGCGCATGGGACCAGCAGCCGGTCACACGGATCGCTCTTGCGACTCGCGCTCTCCGGCAGGACCCGGACGTCTGAGTCCATGTGCCGGCGAAGGAGATACGTATGCAGACTCCGATCCGCATCGGGGTCATCGGCTTGGTCAACGACCGCATCTGGCAGGACATCGAGGAAGCCCTGGCGACGCCGGATGTTGAGATCGTCGCCGGAGCCGAAGTGAACGATAGGCTCCGTCTCCGGTTCGGCGAACGGATCGGTTGTCCCGAAGACGCGCTCTTCCTTGACGGGGCGCAGATGCTGGAAGCCGTGCCGCTCCAAGCCGTTCTCGTCGGGATGCCGACCGGCGAAAACGCCCACATTGTCGAGGTGTGCGCCCAGCATCGCGTCGGCGTGATGCTACAGAAGCCGATGGCGACGTCGCTGGACGAGGCGGACGTCATCACGACCGCCGTCCAGCGTTCGAGCATCCCCTTCATGGTAAACATCCCGGAGTTCTGGACACCTGCAGTGCGCGAAGCCACGCTCATGGCTCGCGACGGGAAGATCGGAACGCTGTCGCGCGTCTACTTCCGCGCCGCGCATGCGGGACCTGCCGAGATCGGCTGCTCAGAGGAGATGCAGGCGTGGCTGTTCGATCCGGTGCTCAACCCCGGCGGCGCGCTGTTGGACCTGTGTTCGTACGGCGCCCAGTTGAGCGCATGGCTGCTAGGCAAGCCCGAAAGCGTTGTCGGCGTCGGCGCCAACTTCGTCAAGAAGGACCTCGACGTCTATGACACGGGCGTCCTCGTGATGAAGTACCGGAGCGCGCTGTCGCTGTGCGAAGGAAGTTGGACGGATGTCGGCGGCATTGCTCCCCAGGGGCCCGCCTTCACCGGATCGCGCGGGTCCATCGTCATCCAGGGCGACAGCCTGCTGCTCGTCGAGCCGGAGAACCCAGACGGACGGCGATGGACGCCTGAGGCGTCCGAGGCACAGGGTCCGCACGGTGTCGCGTACTTTCTGTCGCGTCTCGCCAACGGCAGGAGCATCGACGCGCCGTTCGGGCTGACGACCTCGCGCGACGCCCAAGAAATCCTGGAAGCCGGCTTCCGCTCCAACCAGACGGGGATGGAGTGTCCTCTGCCGGTACGGTGATCCGGAGCGGAACCCGTGACAGGCTTTTCCGATTCTCGATCCAAGGTGTGGAGCGGCTTGCCCGAGTTCGATGCGACGTCTGGACGCGTCGTCCGGGAGGCTCCGGGCGCGGGCTCCGGGTACTGGGTCGGCGCTCCGACGGTCTGGGTCGAAGACGACCTCACGTATCTCTGCTACCGCCTGCGCCTGCCGCGACCTGAACGCGGCGTCGAGAACCGCATCGCCGTCAGTCGCGACGGCGTCCGGTTCGACGATATCTACTCCCTCCACAAGT
It encodes the following:
- a CDS encoding cell division protein ZapA codes for the protein MDSQDDFESLSLHIFGPPVRVRVPASEAKDIERAAEMLRNRFEEARDPREPPDRTLLRVALEVAYESYCSQRNAGQMLRRLLKMLDHEMDA
- a CDS encoding NUDIX hydrolase, encoding MAHVNRRLTEMEALFGSPAVHRQQWLASDHEMALLYTASSRGRLHDVTLLIARGEQFAVIRKPSYPAHVYRPPSGGVEIGETLSQGAAREAYEETGTRISLRRYLVRAEMTFVRDGHPSETLDWMTHVFLADWLEGSPAPVDTQEIADARWATRDELSAGLLEELEAAETHGLRYRGWLQRIALDALSAWDQQPVTRIALATRALRQDPDV
- a CDS encoding Gfo/Idh/MocA family oxidoreductase, encoding MQTPIRIGVIGLVNDRIWQDIEEALATPDVEIVAGAEVNDRLRLRFGERIGCPEDALFLDGAQMLEAVPLQAVLVGMPTGENAHIVEVCAQHRVGVMLQKPMATSLDEADVITTAVQRSSIPFMVNIPEFWTPAVREATLMARDGKIGTLSRVYFRAAHAGPAEIGCSEEMQAWLFDPVLNPGGALLDLCSYGAQLSAWLLGKPESVVGVGANFVKKDLDVYDTGVLVMKYRSALSLCEGSWTDVGGIAPQGPAFTGSRGSIVIQGDSLLLVEPENPDGRRWTPEASEAQGPHGVAYFLSRLANGRSIDAPFGLTTSRDAQEILEAGFRSNQTGMECPLPVR
- a CDS encoding shikimate dehydrogenase: MNESERFVVPEAAMPITGHTNIVGVIGDPISHSRSPAMHNAAFERLGMDWVYVPFRVKPPDLDEAIRGLKAAGVRGINATIPHKERLVGHVDTLSPEAELIGAVNTLVFDEDGIHGENTDARGFLAAMTEAGFDMPVGRRVVILGAGGAARAVAAAFVGIGVSEIVIANRTPEKAQRLAEDLTRRTSIDALGVALMSDALAPLMREAHLLVNTTSGGMAGNSPLAFDPGLLRAPLSVYDIIYTPPETPLLRSAAENGCRVLNGIGMLVHQGAIAFELWTGTAPPVDVMRKALLASL